In Bacteroidetes bacterium GWF2_43_63, a genomic segment contains:
- a CDS encoding AAA family ATPase, whose product MKSYTNDVEATEGLRTLYSQLKAEVAKVIVGQDEVVDKILISILCKGHALLIGVPGLAKTLMITTIAKTLGLSFSRIQFTPDLMPSDIIGTEILGEDRQFRYIKGPVFAHIVLADEINRTPPKTQSALLEAMQEREVSVAGQTHSLPDPFFVLATQNPIEQEGTYPLPEAQLDRFMFSIWLDYPSTEEEIEIVKRTTVEKMPEANVITSQEELVMFQNLVRRVPVNDNILKYAVNLTAKTRPGTASVSPVADQYIAWGAGPRSSQYLILGAKCHALLNGKYSPDIEDVHAVSSNVLQHRIVKNYKAEAEGLGSREIIAKML is encoded by the coding sequence ATGAAGAGTTACACGAACGATGTAGAAGCTACCGAAGGTCTAAGAACATTATACAGCCAGCTCAAGGCAGAAGTTGCCAAAGTTATTGTAGGGCAGGATGAAGTGGTAGATAAAATTCTGATCAGCATATTATGCAAAGGTCATGCATTGCTCATCGGTGTTCCCGGACTTGCAAAAACACTGATGATCACTACCATCGCCAAAACACTGGGGCTATCTTTTTCCCGTATTCAATTTACGCCTGACCTTATGCCAAGCGATATCATCGGGACAGAAATCCTTGGCGAAGACCGTCAATTCAGATATATCAAAGGCCCTGTGTTCGCTCACATTGTACTTGCCGATGAAATCAACCGGACACCGCCAAAAACTCAATCAGCCTTGCTCGAGGCCATGCAGGAACGCGAAGTTTCGGTAGCTGGTCAAACGCACAGTTTGCCTGATCCGTTTTTTGTTCTGGCCACTCAGAATCCTATTGAACAAGAAGGGACCTATCCCCTGCCCGAAGCCCAGCTCGACCGTTTTATGTTTAGCATTTGGCTCGATTACCCGTCAACTGAAGAAGAAATCGAAATTGTGAAACGGACGACCGTGGAAAAAATGCCTGAAGCAAATGTAATCACGTCGCAGGAAGAATTGGTCATGTTTCAGAATCTTGTTCGCCGGGTTCCTGTCAACGACAATATTTTAAAATACGCCGTCAATCTGACCGCAAAAACACGACCTGGGACCGCTTCCGTTTCGCCTGTAGCCGATCAGTATATCGCCTGGGGTGCGGGGCCAAGATCGTCTCAATATCTCATTCTTGGCGCCAAATGTCATGCATTGCTTAATGGGAAATATTCTCCCGACATCGAAGACGTTCATGCTGTCTCGTCAAATGTTCTGCAGCACCGCATTGTAAAAAATTACAAAGCTGAAGCTGAAGGACTCGGCTCACGGGAGATTATTGCAAAAATGCTGTAA